The following are from one region of the Corylus avellana chromosome ca1, CavTom2PMs-1.0 genome:
- the LOC132167902 gene encoding pathogenesis-related protein PRMS-like: protein MEIRGLLSWGLFGTFLLISSYPKLYFSHSTHELSSQLLARRQLKTTPDNTIQQYLTPHNTLRAKLGLPPLTWSKKLANYASWWAHQRQGDCALIHSNSNYGENLFWGSGKDWKPGDAVEAWAAERSYYNHNTNSCTQNKDCLHYTQIIWRQSFKVGCAKVICRSKDTFITCNYDPHGNVIGQKPF from the coding sequence atggagATCAGAGGCTTGCTTTCATGGGGCTTATTTGGAACTTTCCTCCTGATTTCTTCTTATCCTAAGCTCTATTTCTCTCACTCAACCCATGAACTTTCCTCCCAGCTTCTTGCTAGACGCCAATTAAAGACCACTCCTGACAACACAATCCAGCAATATTTGACACCCCACAACACTTTAAGAGCAAAGCTTGGGCTCCCTCCTCTTACATGGAGCAAAAAACTAGCCAATTACGCTTCTTGGTGGGCACACCAACGCCAAGGAGATTGTGCTTTGATTCATTCCAACAGCAACTATGGCGAAAACCTCTTCTGGGGAAGTGGCAAAGATTGGAAACCAGGTGATGCAGTTGAAGCATGGGCTGCCGAAAGAAGTTACTACAACCATAACACCAATTCTTGTACTCAGAACAAAGATTGCCTGCACTATACCCAGATTATTTGGAGGCAAAGCTTCAAGGTTGGCTGCGCAAAAGTCATATGCAGGAGTAAGGACACATTTATCACTTGTAACTATGATCCCCATGGTAATGTGATAGGTCAAAAACCATTTTGA
- the LOC132188976 gene encoding uncharacterized protein At1g51745 isoform X2, whose amino-acid sequence MESEGSGAAGCSAGSIVWVRRRNGSWWPGKILGPEELSTSHLTSPRSGTPVKLLGREDASVDWYNLEKSKRVKAFRCGEFDDCIEKAESSQGMPIKKREKYARREDAILHALELERQLLEKQGKLCIDSDRRNSKSSGDIKKGLVTSSESFGDDNGKLGNSNSHQGSSRLEMYHKDKTVGGLLSSQKAKDGNQLSGANDHSDIIPRMRDLQDFGLRIAPSKQKLSSSVVSNGSRKPIADNHADALPGGGHLSMGNASHANGVEQMGVTSRAKRSRCVYVTAEHGDSLDHNETSPRKIEMSASQFGMGNFVPYPGSLIEENSSGFTEDVESDSSETDSSESESDSSETEPDMEEEMTVLSEAEWNAPGRSEAQEHGSMSTEEHDESAFSGDMSHPYLHDHVSANDAVSKWRLKGKRNIRNLTKKPVDASDGIGSIYRTYPEEKRSRLSHRTLRQSLSFRRSDDFDYSVDEDDINERDIGTSRVRLNSRPSSTSRAASRGRNSIGSNLVDWEDLTWEDQPALKGYWNIKAERFGPYFDGHRQFGGRPRSMLVNVDLKVQASYQKEPVPIVSLMSKLNGKAIIGHPIQIEALEDGSAETLLSTVDFGTEVLNSENTALQPAWRTARRTANVRIPRPHLSSALDGDEATSDLPFLDQERKPPLKKLNAGSFSHKASLEKSNLPYIPRPPTDRKFVKKLPRKVSLSSSQKTRTLSSIATEQNFSIKPVQDSNNCQMDGLIKPESSGPTTVACIPVKLVFSRLLEKINRPPSKAASNAVLLNSNVERNPS is encoded by the exons ATGGAGAGCGAGGGATCAGGCGCGGCAGGGTGCAGCGCGGGATCGATTGTGTGGGTGAGGAGGAGGAACGGGTCGTGGTGGCCGGGGAAGATACTGGGGCCCGAAGAGCTCTCCACTTCGCATCTCACGTCGCCGCGCTCCGGGACTCCGGTCAAGCTTCTCGGAAGGGAGGACGCTAGCGt GGATTGGTACAATTTAGAGAAATCCAAGCGAGTGAAGGCATTTAGATGTGGCGAATTTGATGATTGTATTGAAAAAGCTGAGTCCTCCCAAGGCATGCCAATAAAGAAAAGGGAGAAATATGCACGTCGAGAAGATGCTATTCTTCAtgctcttgaacttgagaggCAACTGTTGGAAAAGCAAGGAAAGTTATGTATAGATTCTGATCGCAGGAACAGTAAATCATCTGGTGATATCAAAAAGGGGTTAGTTACTTCTTCAGAAAGTTTTGGAGATGATAATGGAAAGCTTGGAAATTCCAATTCACATCAAGGTTCTAGCAGGCTTGAAATGTATCATAAGGACAAGACTGTTGGTGGTCTTCTTTCTTCACAGAAAGCTAAAGATGGAAATCAACTGAGTGGGGCAAATGATCATTCTGATATCATACCCCGAATGAGAGATTTGCAAGATTTCGGTCTTAGGATTGCCCCTTCCAAACAGAAGCTTTCATCTTCTGTAGTTTCGAATGGTTCTCGGAAACCTATAGCTGATAATCATGCTGATGCTCTTCCTGGTGGTGGTCATCTTAGCATGGGAAATGCAAGTCATGCAAATG GAGTGGAGCAGATGGGAGTTACTTCTCGAGCTAAGAGGAGCAGATGTGTCTACGTGACAGCTGAGCATGGTGATTCTTTGGATCACAATGAAACTTCTCCAAGAAAGATTGAGATGTCAGCTTCCCAGTTCGGAATGGGTAACTTTGTTCCTTATCCTGGTTCTTTGATTGAAGAGAACTCTTCTGGTTTTACAGAAGATGTTGAATCTGATTCTTCTGAAACTGATTCTTCTGAATCCGAGTCTGATTCTTCCGAGACGGAACCAGATATGGAAGAAGAGATGACTGTACTATCAG AAGCAGAATGGAATGCTCCAGGAAGATCTGAAGCACAAGAACATGGAAGCATGAGTACGGAGGAGCATGATGAGTCAGCATTTTCTGGCGACATGTCTCACCCTTATCTTCATGACCATGTTTCTGCTAATGATGCAGTGTCTAAATGGCGATTGAAAGGTAAAAGGAATATTCGCAATCTTACAAAAAAGCCTGTGGATGCAAGTGATGGAATAGGTTCCATTTACAGAACATATCCTGAAGAGAAGAGAAGTCGTTTGAGCCACAGGACTTTGAGGCAGAGTTTGAGCTTCCGTagaagtgatgattttgattaTAGTGTTGATGAGGATGATATAAATGAAAGGGATATAGGGACTTCGAGAGTTAGATTGAACAGTAGGCCCTCCTCGACATCAAGAGCTGCATCCAGGGGTCGAAATAGTATTGGTAGTAATTTAGTTGATTGGGAGGACTTGACATGGGAGGATCAGCCTGCTTTGAAAGGATATTGGAACATCAAAGCAGAGCGTTTTGGTCCATATTTTGATGGCCATCGTCAATTTGGTGGGAGGCCGAGATCCATGCTGGTAAATGTGGATTTGAAGGTCCAAGCAAGCTATCAGAAAGAGCCTGTCCCTATTGTTTCTCTGATGAGCAAGTTAAATGGGAAGGCAATTATAGGGCACCCAATTCAAATTGAAGCCCTAGAAGACGGTTCAGCTGAAACTCTTCTTTCTACAGTTGATTTTGGCACTGAAGTGCTTAACAGTGAAAATACAGCACTTCAGCCAGCTTGGAGGACTGCAAGGAGGACAGCGAATGTTCGGATCCCACGCCCTCATTTATCATCAGCATTGGATGGTGATGAAGCCACCAGCGATCTTCCCTTTTTAGATCAAGAAAGGAAACCTccattaaagaaattaaatgcaGGGAGTTTCAGTCACAAGGCAAGCCTGGAGAAGAGTAACCTCCCTTACATTCCTCGGCCTCCAACTGACAGGAAGTTTGTGAAAAAGCTACCAAGGAAAGTAAGCTTATCATCTAGTCAGAAAACTAGAACTCTGTCTTCAATAGCTACTGAACAGAATTTTAGTATCAAGCCTGTACAAGATAGCAATAATTGTCAAATGGATGGGCTGATAAAGCCGGAGTCATCTGGGCCCACCACAGTAGCTTGCATACCCGTTAAATTAGTATTCAGTAGGTTACTCGAGAAGATCAATAGGCCACCATCAAAAGCAGCTAGTAATGCGGTCTTGTTGAATAGTAATGTGGAGAGAAATCCATCATAG
- the LOC132188976 gene encoding uncharacterized protein At1g51745 isoform X1 has product MESEGSGAAGCSAGSIVWVRRRNGSWWPGKILGPEELSTSHLTSPRSGTPVKLLGREDASVDWYNLEKSKRVKAFRCGEFDDCIEKAESSQGMPIKKREKYARREDAILHALELERQLLEKQGKLCIDSDRRNSKSSGDIKKGLVTSSESFGDDNGKLGNSNSHQGSSRLEMYHKDKTVGGLLSSQKAKDGNQLSGANDHSDIIPRMRDLQDFGLRIAPSKQKLSSSVVSNGSRKPIADNHADALPGGGHLSMGNASHANGKNSLEKRKRSHEGLTEEFLVKRRDKRRPLIQVLQSSAKLGVSDSLQPDCGTVSTSISGVEQMGVTSRAKRSRCVYVTAEHGDSLDHNETSPRKIEMSASQFGMGNFVPYPGSLIEENSSGFTEDVESDSSETDSSESESDSSETEPDMEEEMTVLSEAEWNAPGRSEAQEHGSMSTEEHDESAFSGDMSHPYLHDHVSANDAVSKWRLKGKRNIRNLTKKPVDASDGIGSIYRTYPEEKRSRLSHRTLRQSLSFRRSDDFDYSVDEDDINERDIGTSRVRLNSRPSSTSRAASRGRNSIGSNLVDWEDLTWEDQPALKGYWNIKAERFGPYFDGHRQFGGRPRSMLVNVDLKVQASYQKEPVPIVSLMSKLNGKAIIGHPIQIEALEDGSAETLLSTVDFGTEVLNSENTALQPAWRTARRTANVRIPRPHLSSALDGDEATSDLPFLDQERKPPLKKLNAGSFSHKASLEKSNLPYIPRPPTDRKFVKKLPRKVSLSSSQKTRTLSSIATEQNFSIKPVQDSNNCQMDGLIKPESSGPTTVACIPVKLVFSRLLEKINRPPSKAASNAVLLNSNVERNPS; this is encoded by the exons ATGGAGAGCGAGGGATCAGGCGCGGCAGGGTGCAGCGCGGGATCGATTGTGTGGGTGAGGAGGAGGAACGGGTCGTGGTGGCCGGGGAAGATACTGGGGCCCGAAGAGCTCTCCACTTCGCATCTCACGTCGCCGCGCTCCGGGACTCCGGTCAAGCTTCTCGGAAGGGAGGACGCTAGCGt GGATTGGTACAATTTAGAGAAATCCAAGCGAGTGAAGGCATTTAGATGTGGCGAATTTGATGATTGTATTGAAAAAGCTGAGTCCTCCCAAGGCATGCCAATAAAGAAAAGGGAGAAATATGCACGTCGAGAAGATGCTATTCTTCAtgctcttgaacttgagaggCAACTGTTGGAAAAGCAAGGAAAGTTATGTATAGATTCTGATCGCAGGAACAGTAAATCATCTGGTGATATCAAAAAGGGGTTAGTTACTTCTTCAGAAAGTTTTGGAGATGATAATGGAAAGCTTGGAAATTCCAATTCACATCAAGGTTCTAGCAGGCTTGAAATGTATCATAAGGACAAGACTGTTGGTGGTCTTCTTTCTTCACAGAAAGCTAAAGATGGAAATCAACTGAGTGGGGCAAATGATCATTCTGATATCATACCCCGAATGAGAGATTTGCAAGATTTCGGTCTTAGGATTGCCCCTTCCAAACAGAAGCTTTCATCTTCTGTAGTTTCGAATGGTTCTCGGAAACCTATAGCTGATAATCATGCTGATGCTCTTCCTGGTGGTGGTCATCTTAGCATGGGAAATGCAAGTCATGCAAATGGTAAAAATTCtttagaaaaaaggaaaagatcaCATGAGGGGTTGACTGAGGAATTTTTGGTCAAGAGACGTGATAAGCGACGCCCTCTTATTCAAGTTTTGCAGAGTAGTGCAAAATTAGGAGTCTCTGATTCTTTGCAACCTGACTGTGGTACTGTTTCTACTTCTATTTCAGGAGTGGAGCAGATGGGAGTTACTTCTCGAGCTAAGAGGAGCAGATGTGTCTACGTGACAGCTGAGCATGGTGATTCTTTGGATCACAATGAAACTTCTCCAAGAAAGATTGAGATGTCAGCTTCCCAGTTCGGAATGGGTAACTTTGTTCCTTATCCTGGTTCTTTGATTGAAGAGAACTCTTCTGGTTTTACAGAAGATGTTGAATCTGATTCTTCTGAAACTGATTCTTCTGAATCCGAGTCTGATTCTTCCGAGACGGAACCAGATATGGAAGAAGAGATGACTGTACTATCAG AAGCAGAATGGAATGCTCCAGGAAGATCTGAAGCACAAGAACATGGAAGCATGAGTACGGAGGAGCATGATGAGTCAGCATTTTCTGGCGACATGTCTCACCCTTATCTTCATGACCATGTTTCTGCTAATGATGCAGTGTCTAAATGGCGATTGAAAGGTAAAAGGAATATTCGCAATCTTACAAAAAAGCCTGTGGATGCAAGTGATGGAATAGGTTCCATTTACAGAACATATCCTGAAGAGAAGAGAAGTCGTTTGAGCCACAGGACTTTGAGGCAGAGTTTGAGCTTCCGTagaagtgatgattttgattaTAGTGTTGATGAGGATGATATAAATGAAAGGGATATAGGGACTTCGAGAGTTAGATTGAACAGTAGGCCCTCCTCGACATCAAGAGCTGCATCCAGGGGTCGAAATAGTATTGGTAGTAATTTAGTTGATTGGGAGGACTTGACATGGGAGGATCAGCCTGCTTTGAAAGGATATTGGAACATCAAAGCAGAGCGTTTTGGTCCATATTTTGATGGCCATCGTCAATTTGGTGGGAGGCCGAGATCCATGCTGGTAAATGTGGATTTGAAGGTCCAAGCAAGCTATCAGAAAGAGCCTGTCCCTATTGTTTCTCTGATGAGCAAGTTAAATGGGAAGGCAATTATAGGGCACCCAATTCAAATTGAAGCCCTAGAAGACGGTTCAGCTGAAACTCTTCTTTCTACAGTTGATTTTGGCACTGAAGTGCTTAACAGTGAAAATACAGCACTTCAGCCAGCTTGGAGGACTGCAAGGAGGACAGCGAATGTTCGGATCCCACGCCCTCATTTATCATCAGCATTGGATGGTGATGAAGCCACCAGCGATCTTCCCTTTTTAGATCAAGAAAGGAAACCTccattaaagaaattaaatgcaGGGAGTTTCAGTCACAAGGCAAGCCTGGAGAAGAGTAACCTCCCTTACATTCCTCGGCCTCCAACTGACAGGAAGTTTGTGAAAAAGCTACCAAGGAAAGTAAGCTTATCATCTAGTCAGAAAACTAGAACTCTGTCTTCAATAGCTACTGAACAGAATTTTAGTATCAAGCCTGTACAAGATAGCAATAATTGTCAAATGGATGGGCTGATAAAGCCGGAGTCATCTGGGCCCACCACAGTAGCTTGCATACCCGTTAAATTAGTATTCAGTAGGTTACTCGAGAAGATCAATAGGCCACCATCAAAAGCAGCTAGTAATGCGGTCTTGTTGAATAGTAATGTGGAGAGAAATCCATCATAG
- the LOC132189087 gene encoding uncharacterized protein LOC132189087 isoform X2, whose protein sequence is MDFHSLARRELQALCKNNKIPANMTNVAMADALKALQHVEGLEEFLNPSDSDLSKPVEEALNGSPDIPRTACRTSTRRKPIKDEPKSTQPLSRTRRGTRGRTAEDIDQENKDVNVPITPAAPSGSRRASVAASSRRNIETQMKEDEEDKKKEAQGRSAVPSSRGRPPVASARRKLETQKEVNSVQRVYSTRRSVRLLENNMAKLSMMENGSAEPIKIDRDLFEEMGNSSETSEVSVEVEKNIQGTSTQTMSEEEGSEKTDDSEVLSNPKTIGSLEIERELKFGVKEDKSDDGYEINVLKSEQALGSEISDNFGVFKVPEAVDEAIDVGDETVEKVTVQDTGVEDSLAIKASTDVFAEVKDHDVVASQFMLPEHGIDCDSVEESLEPNLQSQSSSDVQDQASKDSHMNVVVDDDLGSHDSESEYSTDWESDEDDESDASSPESQENKSDDDAETDEKDPEAPVLPEDQMAGFEKLESKIEESDQLVNKSNTTIGNDSGSESFIAEHSEIESVDSADEESLNDDHVMVEGVCVMPAHESLDKTPTSVKKMSHLISGSEVTCKTPCQPFAADQISGQFPRPTQLTQKKSSAIEESIQKIIDVSDDDDEDLDNGNGKLELEKDKAKQDENTVDGDSILEMYTGVSSIDGDNMLAMFAGMSLRQLRKKVKMELQITHDRKNNKDKSTTKEHDGKKRVALKPLPENCMDGGI, encoded by the exons ATGGATTTCCACAGCCTGGCAAGGAGGGAGCTCCAGGCTCTCTGCAAGAATAACAAGATCCCAGCCAACATGACCAACGTAGCCATGGCTGATGCTCTCAAGGCTCTTCAACAT GTCGAAGGGCTCGAAGAATTCTTGAATCCATCCGATTCCGATCTCTCAAAACCTGTGGAGGAAGCTCTGAACGGATCGCCAGATATTCCTCGCACTGCCTGCAGAACCTCGACTCGCAGAAAACCCATCAAAGACGAACCTAAAAGCACACAACCCTTGAGTCGCACTCGTCGTGGGACAAGAGGAAGAACCGCTGAAGACATCGATCAAGAAAACAAAGATGTCAATGTGCCTATAACCCCAGCAGCGCCGAGCGGCAGCAGAAGAGCATCGGTGGCGGCTTCGTCTCGCAGAAACATTGAGACCCAGATGAAGGAAGACGAAGAGGATAAGAAGAAAGAGGCTCAAGGAAGGAGTGCCGTGCCAAGCAGCCGCGGACGACCCCCAGTCGCTTCGGCTCGCAGGAAGCTGGAGACACAAAAGGAGGTGAATTCGGTGCAGCGAGTGTATAGTACAAGGCGGTCGGTGAGGCTGTTGGAGAACAATATGGCTAAGTTGAGCATGATGGAGAATGGAAGTGCAGAACCTATAAAGATCGATCGTGATTTGTTTGAAGAGATGGGTAATAGTTCGGAGACATCTGAGGTTTCTGTTGAAGTTGAAAAGAATATCCAAG GAACTAGTACGCAGACAATGTCAGAAGAGGAAGGTTCAGAGAAAACCGATGATTCCGAAGTTTTATCGAATCCGAAAACAATTGGATCActagagattgagagagaattgAAATTTGGTGTTAAAGAGGACAAGAGTGATGATGGGTATGAAATAAATGTTTTGAAGTCAGAACAGGCTCTGGGTTCTGAGATATCTGATAATTTTGGCGTTTTTAAAGTTCCAGAGGCAGTAGATGAAGCAATAGATGTGGGTGATGAAACTGTAGAGAAGG TTACTGTGCAAGATACAGGCGTTGAAGATTCTTTGGCAATTAAAGCATCCACTGATGTTTTTGCTGAGGTTAAGGACCATGATGTTGTTGCTTCTCAATTTATGTTGCCAGAACATGGTATTGATTGCGATAGTGTAGAAGAATCTCTTGAGCCCAATTTACAGAGTCAGAGTTCCTCCGACGTTCAAGACCAGGCAAGCAAAGATTCTCACATGAATGTGGTGGTGGATGATGACCTTGGCAGTCATGATTCTGAATCGGAATACTCCACTGACTGGGAGTCTGATGAAGACGACGAGTCAGATGCAAGTTCACCCGAGAGTCAAGAAAATAAGAGTGATGATGATGCAGAAACAGATGAAAAGGATCCAGAGGCTCCAGTTCTTCCTGAAGACCAGATGGCTGGTTTTGAGAAGTTGGAGAGCAAAATAGAAGAATCGGATCAACTTGTTAACAAGTCTAATACTACTATTGGCAACGATTCAGGTTCTGAAAGCTTTATTGCTGAACACTCGGAAATAGAGTCTGTTGACTCTGCTGATGAAGAAAGCCTGAATGATGACCATGTTATGGTTGAAGGTGTCTGTGTAATGCCAGCACATGAATCTTTGGACAAGACTCCAACTTCTGTGAAGAAAATGAGTCATCTAATTTCTGGCAGCGAAGTCACTTGCAAAACTCCATGTCAACCATTTGCAGCTGACCAGATCTCGGGCCAGTTTCCTCGTCCAACTCAGTtgacacaaaaaaaatcttctgcTATAGAAGAATCGATTCAGAAGATCATTGATGTTTCAGACGATGATGATGAAGACCTTGACAATGGAAATGGGAAACTGGAGCTCGAAAAGGATAAGGCGAAGCAAGACGAGAACACAGTTGATGGGGATAGCATACTGGAAATGTACACAGGAGTGAGTTCAATTGATGGGGATAACATGCTGGCAATGTTCGCAGGAATGAGTTTAAGGCAGCTCAGGAAGAAGGTGAAGATGGAATTGCAAATTACACACGACAGAAAGAACAATAAGGATAAAAGTACCACTAAG GAGCATGATGGGAAGAAAAGAGTTGCCTTGAAACCATTGCCAGAGAACTGTATGGATGGTGGAATCTGA
- the LOC132189087 gene encoding uncharacterized protein LOC132189087 isoform X1 produces MDFHSLARRELQALCKNNKIPANMTNVAMADALKALQHVEGLEEFLNPSDSDLSKPVEEALNGSPDIPRTACRTSTRRKPIKDEPKSTQPLSRTRRGTRGRTAEDIDQENKDVNVPITPAAPSGSRRASVAASSRRNIETQMKEDEEDKKKEAQGRSAVPSSRGRPPVASARRKLETQKEVNSVQRVYSTRRSVRLLENNMAKLSMMENGSAEPIKIDRDLFEEMGNSSETSEVSVEVEKNIQGTSTQTMSEEEGSEKTDDSEVLSNPKTIGSLEIERELKFGVKEDKSDDGYEINVLKSEQALGSEISDNFGVFKVPEAVDEAIDVGDETVEKGPADVSVTVQDTGVEDSLAIKASTDVFAEVKDHDVVASQFMLPEHGIDCDSVEESLEPNLQSQSSSDVQDQASKDSHMNVVVDDDLGSHDSESEYSTDWESDEDDESDASSPESQENKSDDDAETDEKDPEAPVLPEDQMAGFEKLESKIEESDQLVNKSNTTIGNDSGSESFIAEHSEIESVDSADEESLNDDHVMVEGVCVMPAHESLDKTPTSVKKMSHLISGSEVTCKTPCQPFAADQISGQFPRPTQLTQKKSSAIEESIQKIIDVSDDDDEDLDNGNGKLELEKDKAKQDENTVDGDSILEMYTGVSSIDGDNMLAMFAGMSLRQLRKKVKMELQITHDRKNNKDKSTTKEHDGKKRVALKPLPENCMDGGI; encoded by the exons ATGGATTTCCACAGCCTGGCAAGGAGGGAGCTCCAGGCTCTCTGCAAGAATAACAAGATCCCAGCCAACATGACCAACGTAGCCATGGCTGATGCTCTCAAGGCTCTTCAACAT GTCGAAGGGCTCGAAGAATTCTTGAATCCATCCGATTCCGATCTCTCAAAACCTGTGGAGGAAGCTCTGAACGGATCGCCAGATATTCCTCGCACTGCCTGCAGAACCTCGACTCGCAGAAAACCCATCAAAGACGAACCTAAAAGCACACAACCCTTGAGTCGCACTCGTCGTGGGACAAGAGGAAGAACCGCTGAAGACATCGATCAAGAAAACAAAGATGTCAATGTGCCTATAACCCCAGCAGCGCCGAGCGGCAGCAGAAGAGCATCGGTGGCGGCTTCGTCTCGCAGAAACATTGAGACCCAGATGAAGGAAGACGAAGAGGATAAGAAGAAAGAGGCTCAAGGAAGGAGTGCCGTGCCAAGCAGCCGCGGACGACCCCCAGTCGCTTCGGCTCGCAGGAAGCTGGAGACACAAAAGGAGGTGAATTCGGTGCAGCGAGTGTATAGTACAAGGCGGTCGGTGAGGCTGTTGGAGAACAATATGGCTAAGTTGAGCATGATGGAGAATGGAAGTGCAGAACCTATAAAGATCGATCGTGATTTGTTTGAAGAGATGGGTAATAGTTCGGAGACATCTGAGGTTTCTGTTGAAGTTGAAAAGAATATCCAAG GAACTAGTACGCAGACAATGTCAGAAGAGGAAGGTTCAGAGAAAACCGATGATTCCGAAGTTTTATCGAATCCGAAAACAATTGGATCActagagattgagagagaattgAAATTTGGTGTTAAAGAGGACAAGAGTGATGATGGGTATGAAATAAATGTTTTGAAGTCAGAACAGGCTCTGGGTTCTGAGATATCTGATAATTTTGGCGTTTTTAAAGTTCCAGAGGCAGTAGATGAAGCAATAGATGTGGGTGATGAAACTGTAGAGAAGG GACCTGCTGATGTTTCAGTTACTGTGCAAGATACAGGCGTTGAAGATTCTTTGGCAATTAAAGCATCCACTGATGTTTTTGCTGAGGTTAAGGACCATGATGTTGTTGCTTCTCAATTTATGTTGCCAGAACATGGTATTGATTGCGATAGTGTAGAAGAATCTCTTGAGCCCAATTTACAGAGTCAGAGTTCCTCCGACGTTCAAGACCAGGCAAGCAAAGATTCTCACATGAATGTGGTGGTGGATGATGACCTTGGCAGTCATGATTCTGAATCGGAATACTCCACTGACTGGGAGTCTGATGAAGACGACGAGTCAGATGCAAGTTCACCCGAGAGTCAAGAAAATAAGAGTGATGATGATGCAGAAACAGATGAAAAGGATCCAGAGGCTCCAGTTCTTCCTGAAGACCAGATGGCTGGTTTTGAGAAGTTGGAGAGCAAAATAGAAGAATCGGATCAACTTGTTAACAAGTCTAATACTACTATTGGCAACGATTCAGGTTCTGAAAGCTTTATTGCTGAACACTCGGAAATAGAGTCTGTTGACTCTGCTGATGAAGAAAGCCTGAATGATGACCATGTTATGGTTGAAGGTGTCTGTGTAATGCCAGCACATGAATCTTTGGACAAGACTCCAACTTCTGTGAAGAAAATGAGTCATCTAATTTCTGGCAGCGAAGTCACTTGCAAAACTCCATGTCAACCATTTGCAGCTGACCAGATCTCGGGCCAGTTTCCTCGTCCAACTCAGTtgacacaaaaaaaatcttctgcTATAGAAGAATCGATTCAGAAGATCATTGATGTTTCAGACGATGATGATGAAGACCTTGACAATGGAAATGGGAAACTGGAGCTCGAAAAGGATAAGGCGAAGCAAGACGAGAACACAGTTGATGGGGATAGCATACTGGAAATGTACACAGGAGTGAGTTCAATTGATGGGGATAACATGCTGGCAATGTTCGCAGGAATGAGTTTAAGGCAGCTCAGGAAGAAGGTGAAGATGGAATTGCAAATTACACACGACAGAAAGAACAATAAGGATAAAAGTACCACTAAG GAGCATGATGGGAAGAAAAGAGTTGCCTTGAAACCATTGCCAGAGAACTGTATGGATGGTGGAATCTGA